From Zingiber officinale cultivar Zhangliang chromosome 5B, Zo_v1.1, whole genome shotgun sequence, the proteins below share one genomic window:
- the LOC121986468 gene encoding petal death protein-like: MASSRMTCVPMRPSTTFSRSKKMCMHCLIEEEGIVLMPGIFDALFAGVLQISRFKARFVFGYVISTSRLDLYLCLQFLFGFWYFRPLEMSNVPRAICAATPNGAFIVNAVEAYYDSMIEQQIKVRDEAIKAKEKELLAALNQPPSTEVPTSVGQSSSAEVPTGTEGASVSQAAASKETLNDSPTIVELPSPVSSRKSPERVPVRKRRKLTLALSPKRASSSLPEDFPLMDTQGFVHSLIFRNYDYVSTGWS; encoded by the exons ATGGCGAGCTCTCGGATGACCTGCGTCCCAATGAGGCCTTCGACGACATTTTCTAGATCTAAGAAAATGTGCATGCATTGCCTCATCGAGGAGGAGGGCATCGTGCTGATGCCGGGGATCTTCGACGCCCTCTTCGCTGGCGTCCTACAGATCTCCAGATTCAAAGCTAGATTTGTCTTCGGATACGTCATCTCCACTTCCCGCCTTG ATCTGTACCTTTGTTTGCAATTTCTATTTGGATTTTGGTATTTTAGGCCTTTGGAGATGTCCAATGTTCCTCGAGCGATTTGCGCCGCAACTCCTAATGGTGCGTTCATTGTTAATGCTG TGGAGGCCTATTATGATTCCATGATTGAGCAACAGATAAAGGTGCGAGACGAAGCAatcaaagcaaaggagaaagaaCTTCTTGCTGCTCTCAACCAACCTCCCTCAACAGAGGTTCCTACTAGTGTGGGTCAATCTTCTTCCGCAGAGGTTCCCACGGGTACAGAGGGTGCTTCTGTTTCTCAAGCTGCAGCCTCGAAGGAGACCCTCAATGATTCCCCTACGATTGTAGAACTCCCCTCTCCAGTGTCCTCAAGGAAATCTCCTGAGAGAGTCCCTGTTCGAAAGAGACGTAAATTGACTCTTGCCCTTTCTCCAAAGAGGGCATCTTCCTCCCTTCCTGAGGATTTCCCCCTTATGGACACTCAGGGGTTTGTGCACTCTCTTATTTTTAGGAATTAtg attatGTTTCGACGGGGTGGTCGTAG